A window from Agelaius phoeniceus isolate bAgePho1 chromosome 13, bAgePho1.hap1, whole genome shotgun sequence encodes these proteins:
- the MRPL46 gene encoding large ribosomal subunit protein mL46, which translates to MAGHCGARAMAAPLRPRAAGSARWVCSAAARRPWRLFGAMCLLRLPRITQPLEKEEEEVAALMEQIELERSLYSDHEVRKLEEEEQLKKKMESLYDEDEARGKTVIMAQDLEEKWEQKFLRFKPAPRITDADKSNDRTSLNRKLDSNLMLLVKQKIGNQELWLLPQVEWQPGETLRSTAERAMATFLGDHIQAKVLGNAPFGIYKYKFPRAIRTENNVGAKVFFFKAFLQSSDLSQAKLKADYLWVTKKELGDYLQSEYLKKVNRFLLDL; encoded by the exons ATGGCGGGGCATTGTGGGGCGCGGGCCATGGCGGCGCCCCTGCGGCCGCGGGCGGCGGGCAGCGCTCGCTGGGTTTGTAGCGCTGCCGCGCGGCGCCCCTGGAGGCTCTTTGGGGCCATGTGCTTGTTGAGGCTTCCCCGAATCACGCAGCctctggaaaaggaggaggaagaggtggCGGCGCTCATGGAGCAG ATAGAGCTGGAGAGGAGCCTCTATTCCGATCATGAAGTGCGtaagctggaggaggaggagcagctcaaGAAGAAGATGGAAAGCTTGTATGATGAGGATGAAGCTCGTGGCAAGACGGTCATCATGGCTCAGGACCTGGAGGAGAAGTGGGAGCAGAAGTTTCTGCGGTTCAAACCTGCCCCACGGATAACAG ATGCTGACAAAAGCAACGATCGAACATCGTTGAACAGGAAGCTGGACAGCAACCTGATGCTTCTGGTGAAACAGAAAATTGGTAACCAGGAGCTGTGGCTCCTGCCTCAAGTGGAGTGGCAGCCTGGAGAGACGCTACGGAGCACGGCTGAACGAGCCATGGCTACGTTTTTGG GAGATCACATTCAAGCCAAAGTCCTGGGGAATGCACCATTTGGGATTTACAAGTATAAATTCCCCAGGGCCATCAGAACTGAGAATAACGTGGGAGCCAAAGTCTTCTTCTTCAAAGCCTTCCTCCAAAGCAGTGATTTGTCCCAGGCAAAGCTGAAGGCAGATTACCTGTGGGTCACAAAGAAGGAGCTGGGAGATTACCTGCAGTCAGAATACCTGAAAAAAGTCAATAGATTCCTCCTGGACTTGTGA
- the MRPS11 gene encoding small ribosomal subunit protein uS11m yields the protein MALAGLRVLGWGGRAAALCRGLRSGPPRLQDVAGAAAKETEKQSATEQSSLILQRNSMRWDGKVYEEVPIAHIKATYNNTHIQVVSFDNQPFSRTSCGTEGFQNARKGTAIAAQTAAMAAAVKARGKGVLHVRVMVKGLGPGRKAAIKGLTMGGLEIISITDNSPVPHNGCRPRKARRV from the exons ATGGCGCTGGCCGGGCTAcgcgtgctgggctgggg gggccgcgccgccgccctGTGCCGCGGGCTCCGCTCCGGCCCCCCGAGGCTGCAGGACGTGGCGGGGGCCGCTGCCAAGGAGACGGAGAAGCAGAGCGCGACCGAGCAGAG CTCTTTAATCCTGCAGAGGAACTCCATGAGATGGGATGGCAAGGTTTATGAAGAGGTCCCGATAGCTCACATCAAAGCAACGTACAACAA CACGCACATCCAGGTGGTGAGCTTTGACAACCAGCCGTTCTCCCGCACGTCCTGCGGCACAGAGGGCTTCCAGAACGCCAGGAAGGGCACTGCCATCGCAGCCCAGACTgcagccatggcagcagcagtg AAGGCACGTGGGAAGGGTGTATTGCATGTGCGAGTCATGGTGAAAGGACTGGGACCAGGACGCAAA GCTGCCATCAAGGGGCTGACAATGGGAGGTTTGGAGATCATCTCCATCACCGACAACAGCCCGGTCCCCCACAACGGCTGCCGCCCACGGAAAGCCAGGAGAGTGTGA